From Ramlibacter tataouinensis, the proteins below share one genomic window:
- a CDS encoding branched-chain amino acid ABC transporter permease: MDLLFHQILSGLATGGIYASVALALVMIYQATHLVNFAQGEIAMFATYICWALIQAGLPYWVAFFLTIVIAFIGGVLIERVIIRPVENAPVLSVVIVFIGLLVIFNSIAGWIYTYTIKPFPSPFPDKPLFDNTYIGAHELGSMCVTLVVLALVFAFFRFTPLGLAMRAAAQNPESSRLVGVRVGWMLALGWGLAAAIGAIAGMMVAPIVYLEPNMMGGILLYAFAGALLGGIDNPWGAVVGGFLVGMVENVIGMYLGTELKLSFALVIIVAVLVLNPSGLFGRPHVARV, translated from the coding sequence ATGGACCTGCTCTTCCACCAGATCCTCTCCGGCCTCGCGACGGGCGGCATCTACGCCAGCGTGGCGCTGGCGCTGGTGATGATCTACCAGGCCACCCACCTGGTGAACTTCGCGCAGGGCGAGATCGCGATGTTCGCCACCTACATCTGCTGGGCGCTGATCCAGGCGGGACTGCCCTACTGGGTGGCGTTCTTCCTCACCATCGTCATTGCCTTCATCGGCGGCGTGCTGATCGAGCGCGTGATCATCCGCCCCGTCGAGAACGCGCCGGTGCTCTCGGTGGTCATCGTCTTCATCGGCCTGCTGGTCATCTTCAACAGCATCGCGGGCTGGATCTACACCTACACGATCAAGCCGTTCCCGAGCCCCTTCCCGGACAAGCCGCTTTTCGACAACACCTACATCGGCGCCCACGAGCTCGGATCGATGTGTGTCACGCTGGTCGTGCTCGCCCTGGTGTTCGCCTTCTTCCGCTTCACCCCGCTGGGGCTGGCGATGCGCGCAGCGGCGCAGAACCCGGAGTCGAGCCGGCTGGTGGGCGTGCGCGTCGGCTGGATGCTGGCGCTGGGCTGGGGCCTGGCGGCCGCGATCGGCGCGATCGCCGGCATGATGGTCGCGCCCATCGTCTACCTCGAGCCGAACATGATGGGCGGCATCCTGCTCTACGCCTTCGCCGGCGCGCTGCTCGGCGGTATCGACAATCCTTGGGGCGCCGTCGTCGGCGGCTTCCTGGTCGGCATGGTCGAGAACGTGATCGGCATGTACCTCGGCACCGAACTGAAGCTCTCGTTCGCACTCGTCATCATCGTGGCGGTGCTGGTGCTCAACCCGTCGGGCCTGTTCGGCCGCCCGCACGTCGCCCGGGTATAG
- a CDS encoding ABC transporter ATP-binding protein, whose product MTAPILQVRKLQAQYGATRVLHGIDFDVKPRGITTVLGANGAGKTTTLRAVCGMIRVQGEVLLGGERIDGKATEEIVRRGVAHVPDGRGTFVHLTVEENLRMGAYTRRDKDQVQADFERMYTHFPRLRERRKQQAGLLSGGEQQMLAISRALMLRPKLLLLDEPSFGLAPRIVRELFDILGEINQAEGTSMLLVEQNASMALQLADQAYLLETGRVVIAGSAESIRNDEGVRRSYLGY is encoded by the coding sequence ATGACGGCCCCCATCCTGCAGGTGCGCAAGCTGCAGGCGCAGTACGGCGCGACGCGGGTGCTCCACGGGATCGACTTCGACGTCAAGCCGCGCGGCATCACCACCGTCCTCGGCGCCAACGGCGCGGGCAAGACGACCACCCTGCGCGCGGTCTGCGGAATGATCCGCGTGCAGGGGGAAGTGCTGCTCGGCGGCGAACGCATCGACGGCAAGGCCACCGAAGAGATCGTGCGCCGCGGCGTGGCGCACGTGCCCGACGGCCGCGGCACCTTCGTGCATTTGACGGTGGAAGAGAACCTGCGCATGGGCGCGTACACGCGGCGCGACAAGGACCAGGTGCAGGCCGACTTCGAGCGCATGTACACCCATTTCCCGCGCCTGCGCGAGCGCCGCAAGCAGCAGGCCGGACTGCTGTCGGGCGGCGAGCAGCAGATGCTGGCCATCTCGCGCGCGCTGATGCTGCGTCCCAAGCTGCTGCTGCTGGACGAGCCGTCCTTCGGCCTGGCGCCGCGGATCGTGCGCGAGCTGTTCGACATCCTCGGCGAGATCAACCAGGCCGAGGGCACCAGCATGCTGCTGGTCGAGCAGAACGCATCGATGGCGCTGCAACTGGCCGACCAGGCCTACCTGCTCGAGACGGGGCGCGTCGTGATCGCGGGCTCGGCCGAGTCGATCCGCAACGACGAGGGCGTACGCCGCTCGTACCTGGGCTACTGA
- a CDS encoding ABC transporter ATP-binding protein: MSAALLEVSDVTVRFGGITALDRVSFAVQPGTIAGLIGPNGAGKTTLFNCLSRLYSFSDGFIHFEGRPLSGFAAHKIAALGIGRTFQNLALFRTMSVQDNVMIGGHCNTRSGFLSNALRLPWVRREERELRGRAADAIALLGLQDVAHRPVSDLPFGTQKRVELARALLSRPKLLLLDEPAAGLNHEEVDALRHLLRRIQQELKLTILLVEHHMNLVMRVSDQVVVLDFGRKIADGTPAEVQGDPNVIRAYLGEEK; this comes from the coding sequence ATGTCGGCAGCGCTGCTCGAAGTCTCTGACGTCACGGTCCGCTTCGGCGGCATCACGGCACTCGATCGCGTGTCCTTCGCGGTCCAGCCCGGCACCATCGCCGGCCTCATCGGGCCGAACGGCGCGGGCAAGACCACGCTCTTCAATTGCCTGTCGCGCCTCTATTCGTTCAGCGACGGCTTCATCCATTTCGAGGGCCGGCCACTGTCCGGCTTCGCGGCGCACAAGATCGCCGCGCTGGGCATCGGCCGCACCTTCCAGAACCTGGCGCTGTTCCGCACGATGAGCGTGCAGGACAACGTGATGATCGGCGGGCACTGCAACACGCGCAGCGGCTTCCTGTCGAATGCCCTGCGCCTGCCCTGGGTGCGCCGCGAGGAGCGCGAGCTGCGCGGGCGCGCGGCCGATGCGATCGCCCTGCTCGGGTTGCAGGATGTCGCCCACCGGCCGGTGTCGGACCTGCCCTTCGGCACGCAAAAGCGCGTCGAGCTGGCGCGCGCGCTGCTGTCCCGGCCGAAGCTGCTGCTGCTCGACGAGCCGGCCGCCGGCCTGAACCACGAGGAGGTGGACGCGCTGCGGCACCTGCTGCGGCGCATCCAGCAGGAACTGAAGCTCACCATCCTGCTGGTCGAGCACCACATGAACCTCGTCATGCGCGTGTCGGACCAGGTCGTGGTGCTGGACTTCGGCCGCAAGATCGCCGACGGCACGCCGGCCGAAGTGCAGGGCGACCCCAACGTCATCCGCGCCTACCTCGGGGAGGAGAAATGA
- a CDS encoding SCO family protein — protein sequence MSLIQLRRRDALLSLAALGAMPVLAHTAAHPPLAAPAPPPGDSVYQLEATLEDQDGRPFALSSLQGVPVLATMFYSSCDMVCPMIFETVHATLRALPAAERAQLRVLMVSVDPAHDSPAVLKKTAQAHGCNGQWVLARADDATTRKVAAVLGIQYRQLANGEYNHSSAIDLLDRQGRITARSGKLGPADPALVAAVRKLQAKRVT from the coding sequence ATGAGCCTGATTCAACTGCGTCGTCGCGACGCCCTGCTGTCCCTGGCCGCGCTCGGTGCGATGCCCGTGCTGGCCCACACGGCGGCCCACCCTCCCCTGGCCGCGCCGGCGCCCCCGCCCGGCGATTCGGTGTACCAGCTGGAAGCCACCCTGGAGGACCAGGACGGACGTCCCTTCGCCTTGTCCTCGCTGCAGGGCGTGCCGGTGCTTGCCACCATGTTCTATAGCTCGTGCGACATGGTGTGTCCCATGATCTTCGAGACGGTGCACGCCACCTTGCGCGCGCTGCCGGCTGCCGAGCGCGCGCAGCTGCGCGTGCTGATGGTCAGCGTCGACCCCGCGCACGATTCGCCGGCGGTGCTGAAGAAGACCGCGCAGGCGCACGGCTGCAATGGCCAATGGGTGCTGGCCCGGGCCGACGACGCCACCACCCGCAAGGTGGCGGCCGTGCTCGGCATCCAGTACCGTCAGCTCGCCAACGGCGAGTACAACCACTCCAGCGCCATCGACCTGCTCGATCGCCAGGGCCGCATCACTGCCCGCAGCGGCAAGCTGGGCCCGGCGGACCCCGCCCTGGTGGCGGCGGTGCGCAAGCTGCAGGCCAAGCGCGTGACCTAG
- a CDS encoding formylglycine-generating enzyme family protein has protein sequence MKRLAILLLAAAACAAGHAADYVSLPGGRFESVLPQGPVSTVSAPVEVKPFAMRRTPVTVAEFAAFVRAHPEWQRGRAPAVLADKRYLRQWSTPVAPGNGLHASAPVTEVSWFAAKAFCEAEGARLPTWLEWEYAAAADASRADARSDPAWRRAILAWYEKPAGPALEAVGGPSNAYGVSDMHGLVWEWVDDFNALFIAGDSRTQGDPDKLKFCGSGALNIIDRDSYAVLMRIALLSSLNAADTTGTLGFRCAQPLERSL, from the coding sequence ATGAAACGCCTGGCCATTCTCCTGCTCGCCGCCGCGGCGTGCGCGGCCGGGCACGCCGCGGACTACGTCAGCCTGCCGGGCGGCCGCTTCGAAAGCGTGCTGCCCCAAGGCCCGGTGTCCACCGTGTCGGCGCCCGTCGAGGTGAAGCCGTTCGCGATGCGCCGCACACCGGTGACCGTCGCCGAGTTCGCGGCCTTCGTTCGGGCCCATCCCGAGTGGCAACGCGGCCGCGCCCCGGCGGTGCTGGCCGACAAGCGCTACCTGCGGCAGTGGTCCACCCCCGTGGCGCCCGGCAACGGCTTGCATGCTTCGGCCCCTGTCACCGAGGTCAGCTGGTTTGCCGCCAAGGCCTTCTGCGAGGCCGAAGGTGCCCGGCTGCCGACCTGGCTGGAATGGGAGTACGCCGCCGCCGCCGACGCGAGCCGTGCCGATGCCCGCAGCGACCCCGCCTGGCGGCGGGCGATCCTGGCCTGGTACGAGAAGCCCGCTGGCCCGGCCCTGGAGGCCGTCGGTGGCCCGTCCAATGCGTACGGCGTGAGCGACATGCACGGCCTGGTGTGGGAATGGGTCGACGACTTCAACGCGCTGTTCATCGCCGGCGACAGCCGCACCCAGGGTGACCCGGACAAGCTGAAGTTCTGCGGCTCGGGCGCCCTCAACATCATTGACCGCGACAGCTATGCGGTGCTCATGCGCATCGCACTGCTGTCGTCGCTGAACGCCGCGGACACCACCGGCACCCTGGGGTTCCGCTGCGCGCAGCCCCTGGAAAGATCCCTATGA
- the nirK gene encoding copper-containing nitrite reductase — protein MVSLNFSSLLRATRTLAIVASVCAPLISLAGPKVPGDFGPPKGKPIQAVLTSPPHVPPPVNRNYPAKVIVNLEVVEKTMQISEGVNYTFWTFGGTVPGSFIRVRQGDTVEFHLKNHPGSKMPHNIDLHGVTGPGGGAASSFTAPGHESQFTFKALNEGIYVYHCATAPVGMHVANGMYGLILVEPPNGMPKVDREYYVMQGDFYTTGKYREKGHQPFDMEKAIDEKPTYVLFNGAEGALTGDKALTAKVGEKVRLYIGNGGPNLVSSFHVIGAIFDQVRFEGGSNVQKNVQTTLIPAGGAAIATFQATVPGSYVMVDHSIFRAFNKGALAIMKIDGKEDKSIYSGKELDAVYLGDRAGPNLAAVAQAAENSAAGKLTPEDQIKAGQALFAGTCSVCHQSNGAGMPGVFPPLAKADYLTADIKRAIGVVLNGLSGKVTVNGQEYNSVMPPMNQLNDDEVANILTYVMNSWGNPGGTVSKEDVKKVRSAKPAAKGQAEH, from the coding sequence ATGGTTTCACTGAACTTCTCTTCGCTGTTGCGCGCGACGCGGACGCTCGCCATCGTGGCGAGCGTGTGTGCGCCGCTGATCTCGCTGGCGGGACCCAAGGTCCCGGGTGACTTCGGCCCGCCCAAAGGCAAGCCGATCCAGGCGGTGCTCACCAGCCCGCCGCACGTGCCGCCGCCGGTGAACCGCAACTATCCCGCCAAGGTCATCGTCAACCTGGAGGTCGTCGAGAAGACGATGCAGATCTCCGAGGGCGTGAACTACACCTTCTGGACCTTCGGCGGCACGGTACCGGGCAGCTTCATCCGCGTGCGCCAGGGCGACACGGTGGAGTTCCACCTGAAGAACCATCCGGGCAGCAAGATGCCGCACAACATCGACCTGCACGGCGTCACCGGCCCGGGCGGCGGCGCGGCCTCCAGCTTCACCGCGCCCGGCCACGAGTCGCAGTTCACCTTCAAGGCGCTGAACGAGGGCATCTATGTCTACCACTGCGCCACCGCGCCGGTGGGCATGCACGTGGCCAACGGCATGTACGGGCTGATCCTGGTCGAGCCGCCCAACGGGATGCCCAAGGTCGACCGCGAGTACTACGTGATGCAGGGCGACTTCTACACCACGGGCAAGTACCGCGAGAAGGGCCACCAGCCGTTCGACATGGAGAAGGCCATCGACGAGAAGCCGACCTACGTGCTGTTCAACGGCGCCGAGGGCGCGCTCACCGGCGACAAGGCCCTGACCGCCAAGGTCGGCGAGAAAGTGCGGCTCTACATCGGCAACGGCGGGCCCAACCTGGTGTCCAGCTTCCACGTCATCGGCGCCATCTTCGACCAGGTGCGCTTCGAAGGCGGCAGCAACGTGCAGAAGAACGTGCAGACCACGCTGATCCCCGCCGGCGGCGCCGCCATCGCGACCTTCCAGGCGACGGTACCGGGCAGCTACGTGATGGTGGATCACTCGATCTTCCGCGCCTTCAACAAGGGTGCGCTGGCAATCATGAAGATCGACGGCAAGGAGGACAAGAGCATCTATTCGGGCAAGGAACTCGACGCGGTGTACCTGGGCGATCGCGCCGGCCCCAACCTCGCCGCCGTCGCGCAGGCCGCCGAGAACTCTGCGGCCGGCAAGCTGACGCCCGAGGATCAGATCAAGGCCGGCCAGGCCCTGTTCGCCGGCACCTGCTCGGTCTGCCACCAGTCCAACGGCGCGGGCATGCCCGGCGTGTTCCCGCCGCTGGCCAAGGCCGACTACCTGACTGCCGACATCAAGCGCGCCATCGGCGTCGTGCTGAACGGCCTCAGTGGCAAGGTCACGGTCAACGGCCAGGAATACAACTCGGTGATGCCGCCGATGAACCAGCTGAACGACGACGAGGTGGCCAACATCCTCACCTACGTGATGAACAGCTGGGGCAATCCGGGCGGAACCGTGAGCAAGGAAGACGTCAAGAAGGTCCGCTCGGCCAAGCCGGCGGCCAAGGGCCAGGCGGAGCACTGA
- a CDS encoding metallophosphoesterase family protein, with protein sequence MRIALIADSHLSPRAPECVHNWRAAGSAAAARGAQLTVHLGDISFDGEHMPTELDYAAGLVRDWPTPMRCVPGNHDIGTGSGEQPLPAHLLPHYRRAFGADRWTMQHGNWVLIGLNAQLLGTATRDEAEQWDWLEDIAAGLAANDRAILFLHRPLVRAPGDRGMPTGRYVDAAPAHSLRAGPLRHALALVVSGHTHQALDFTADGLRHLWVPSSAFVIPDAMQPAVGEKEVGIGLLVLHGDQLAYERVQAPLMRRHELPGLACYRTLPRKH encoded by the coding sequence ATGCGGATCGCGCTGATCGCCGACAGCCACCTCTCGCCGCGCGCGCCCGAGTGCGTGCACAACTGGCGCGCTGCGGGCAGCGCCGCCGCGGCCCGCGGCGCGCAGCTGACGGTGCACCTGGGCGACATCAGCTTCGACGGCGAGCACATGCCGACGGAACTCGACTACGCCGCCGGCCTGGTCAGGGACTGGCCGACACCGATGCGCTGCGTGCCGGGCAACCACGACATCGGCACGGGCAGCGGCGAGCAGCCGCTGCCCGCGCATCTGCTGCCGCACTACCGGCGCGCCTTCGGCGCCGACCGCTGGACGATGCAGCACGGCAACTGGGTGCTGATCGGCTTGAATGCGCAGCTTTTGGGCACGGCCACCCGCGACGAAGCGGAGCAATGGGACTGGCTGGAGGACATCGCCGCCGGCCTGGCGGCGAACGACCGCGCCATCCTGTTCCTGCACCGGCCGCTGGTGCGCGCGCCCGGCGACCGCGGCATGCCCACCGGCCGCTACGTCGATGCCGCGCCGGCGCACAGCCTGAGGGCCGGTCCGCTGCGGCATGCCCTCGCGCTGGTGGTGAGCGGGCACACGCACCAGGCGCTGGACTTCACGGCCGATGGCCTGCGGCACCTGTGGGTGCCGTCCAGCGCCTTCGTCATTCCCGATGCCATGCAGCCGGCCGTCGGGGAAAAGGAAGTCGGCATCGGCCTGCTGGTCCTGCACGGCGACCAGCTCGCGTACGAACGCGTCCAGGCGCCGCTGATGCGGCGGCATGAGTTGCCCGGACTGGCGTGCTATCGCACGCTGCCCCGCAAGCACTGA
- a CDS encoding recombination-associated protein RdgC: MPLFKNIVVYRIGPDWTPPPLERLDAELQRLAFQPCEPTQELSAGWVPPRGQEHGAMVESVAGQWILKLAVERKNVPGGAVRAELEARCKAIEAERGRKPGRKEKTEIKDEIVHAFLPRAFSKRSSQIIWIDLQQRSLVVAAGSMKAAEPAIKQLVDVMAELGHVLPLSPLSTSLAPATAMAEWLTAKQAPEGFAIDRDLELKHSGEDKSVVRYARHNLELEEIGQHIQEGKLPAQLALTWNDKVSFVLTEHLAIRKIDIRGVEEAPKGEDGFDADAAIATAELSGLLPQLLASLGGELVPQAAA; encoded by the coding sequence ATGCCGCTTTTCAAGAACATCGTCGTCTACCGCATCGGCCCTGACTGGACGCCGCCGCCCCTGGAGCGCCTGGATGCGGAACTGCAGCGCCTGGCCTTCCAGCCGTGCGAACCCACGCAGGAACTGTCGGCCGGATGGGTGCCGCCGCGCGGCCAGGAGCACGGCGCGATGGTGGAAAGCGTCGCCGGCCAATGGATCCTGAAGCTCGCGGTGGAACGCAAGAACGTGCCCGGTGGCGCGGTGCGCGCGGAACTCGAGGCGCGCTGCAAGGCGATCGAGGCCGAACGCGGGCGCAAGCCCGGACGCAAGGAGAAGACGGAGATCAAAGACGAGATCGTCCACGCCTTCCTGCCGCGCGCCTTCAGCAAGCGCTCGTCGCAAATCATCTGGATCGACCTGCAGCAACGCTCGCTGGTGGTCGCCGCGGGCAGCATGAAGGCGGCCGAGCCGGCGATCAAGCAGCTGGTCGACGTCATGGCCGAACTCGGCCACGTGTTGCCGCTGTCGCCGCTGTCGACCTCGCTCGCACCGGCCACGGCCATGGCCGAATGGCTCACGGCCAAGCAGGCGCCCGAAGGCTTCGCCATCGACCGCGACCTGGAGCTGAAGCACTCCGGCGAAGACAAGTCGGTGGTGCGCTATGCGCGCCACAACCTCGAACTGGAGGAGATCGGCCAGCACATCCAGGAAGGCAAGCTGCCGGCGCAACTTGCGCTCACCTGGAACGACAAGGTGTCCTTCGTGCTCACCGAGCATCTGGCAATCCGCAAGATCGACATCCGCGGCGTCGAGGAGGCGCCCAAGGGCGAAGACGGTTTCGATGCCGACGCCGCGATCGCGACCGCGGAGCTGTCGGGGCTGCTGCCGCAGTTGCTTGCCTCGCTGGGCGGCGAGCTCGTGCCGCAGGCCGCCGCTTAG
- a CDS encoding TAXI family TRAP transporter solute-binding subunit has translation MRALVWTRAVLAFAAVALGVAGSQAAEVIVTGGKTGTYYQIGNNLKEFVSPTLEVQDSKGSWANVEELSQTKGVSLAIVQSDVYAAFVYLRDNPEVPAATRQQYAKLLANLRVFMPLYREEIHFLVRKDSPLEFIHQIRGARIWMDAEKSGTYLTALNIYSKMFNERPTVVAPFVNPTVTGDDEGTRTRRSALMALGDPEFYKSFPAVDVIVLVGGQPLKLLEANVPANLKLLRFDPAHATAAKLLQDYKKADILKSSYAALNIADAGAPSLSVDSYLITANFVSEERNRFVSTMASQFCEKFNDLQTKGHPKWKALSWKPGSPLPELAAGWQYSPRVKDRLSQCGTQGTVAGNLGACKPQDRFAGLCK, from the coding sequence ATGCGTGCACTTGTTTGGACGAGAGCCGTGCTGGCGTTCGCGGCGGTGGCGCTGGGCGTGGCCGGCAGCCAGGCGGCCGAAGTCATCGTGACCGGCGGCAAGACCGGCACCTACTACCAGATCGGCAACAACCTCAAGGAGTTCGTCTCGCCGACGCTGGAAGTGCAGGACTCCAAGGGATCCTGGGCGAACGTGGAAGAACTGAGCCAGACCAAAGGCGTGAGCCTGGCGATCGTGCAATCGGATGTCTATGCCGCCTTCGTGTACCTGCGCGACAACCCCGAGGTGCCCGCCGCAACGCGGCAGCAATACGCCAAGCTGCTGGCCAACCTGCGGGTGTTCATGCCGCTGTACCGGGAGGAGATTCATTTCCTGGTGCGCAAGGACAGCCCGCTGGAATTCATCCACCAGATCCGTGGCGCGCGGATCTGGATGGATGCCGAGAAAAGCGGCACCTACCTCACCGCGCTGAACATCTACAGCAAGATGTTCAACGAGCGGCCCACGGTCGTCGCGCCCTTTGTCAATCCCACCGTCACCGGCGACGATGAAGGCACCCGCACGCGCCGCTCGGCGCTGATGGCGCTGGGCGACCCGGAGTTCTACAAGAGCTTCCCCGCGGTCGACGTGATCGTGCTGGTCGGCGGCCAGCCGCTCAAGCTGCTCGAAGCCAACGTGCCCGCCAACCTGAAGCTGCTGCGTTTCGATCCGGCGCATGCCACGGCGGCCAAGCTGCTGCAGGACTACAAGAAGGCCGACATCCTGAAGTCCAGCTACGCGGCCCTGAACATCGCCGATGCCGGCGCGCCCTCGCTTTCAGTCGACTCCTACCTGATCACGGCCAATTTCGTGAGCGAAGAACGCAACCGCTTCGTCTCCACCATGGCCAGCCAGTTCTGCGAGAAGTTCAACGACCTGCAGACCAAGGGCCATCCGAAGTGGAAGGCCCTGAGCTGGAAGCCGGGGTCGCCCTTGCCCGAACTGGCCGCCGGCTGGCAGTACTCGCCCCGGGTGAAGGACCGCCTGAGCCAATGCGGGACGCAGGGCACCGTGGCCGGCAACCTCGGCGCCTGCAAGCCGCAGGACCGCTTCGCCGGGCTGTGCAAGTGA
- a CDS encoding DUF2474 family protein, producing the protein MGEPPPRSWWRRLAWLALLWLAGVAGLAVVAGLLKLLMRAAGMSA; encoded by the coding sequence ATGGGGGAGCCCCCGCCGCGCAGCTGGTGGCGGCGCCTCGCCTGGCTGGCGCTGCTATGGCTCGCCGGCGTCGCGGGCCTGGCCGTCGTCGCCGGCCTGCTCAAGCTCTTGATGCGGGCGGCCGGAATGTCGGCGTAG
- the cydB gene encoding cytochrome d ubiquinol oxidase subunit II yields the protein MGIDLPLIWAVIILFGVMMYVVMDGFDLGIGLLYPFVPAKADRDVMMNTVAPVWDGNETWLVLGGAGLFVAFPIAYAAILSAFYLPLIFMLVGLIFRGVAFEFRFKAPPARQPFWDRSFTGGSYTATFFQGVTLGAFLEGVPMRDGQAVAGSFSWLAPFPLFVGLGLIAAYALLGATWLVMKTESDLQQRMRELGLTLTWVLLLVIGVISIWTPLSQPAVAHKWFSWPNLLYFSPVPLLVLVSAALLRRSLARRGHDAVPFLLTLGLVFLGYSGLGISLWPHVIPPSVTIWQAAGPPQSLGFTLVGALLIVPMILGYTAWSYWVFRGKVRGDEGYH from the coding sequence ATGGGCATTGACCTTCCCCTCATCTGGGCCGTGATCATCCTGTTCGGCGTGATGATGTACGTGGTCATGGACGGCTTCGACCTCGGCATCGGCCTGCTGTATCCCTTCGTGCCCGCCAAGGCCGACCGCGACGTGATGATGAACACGGTGGCGCCGGTCTGGGACGGCAACGAGACCTGGCTGGTGCTGGGCGGCGCGGGGCTGTTCGTGGCCTTCCCCATCGCCTACGCGGCGATCCTGAGCGCGTTCTACCTGCCGCTGATCTTCATGCTGGTGGGCCTGATCTTCCGCGGCGTGGCTTTCGAATTCCGGTTCAAGGCGCCGCCCGCGCGCCAGCCGTTCTGGGACCGCTCGTTCACCGGCGGTTCCTACACCGCGACGTTCTTCCAGGGCGTGACCCTGGGGGCCTTCCTCGAAGGCGTGCCGATGAGGGACGGGCAGGCCGTCGCCGGCTCCTTCAGCTGGCTGGCGCCCTTCCCGCTGTTCGTCGGCCTGGGGCTGATCGCCGCCTACGCGCTGCTCGGCGCCACCTGGCTCGTGATGAAGACGGAGTCCGATTTGCAGCAGCGGATGCGCGAGCTGGGGCTGACGCTCACCTGGGTGCTGCTGCTGGTGATCGGTGTGATCAGCATCTGGACGCCGCTGTCGCAGCCGGCGGTCGCCCACAAGTGGTTCTCCTGGCCCAACCTGCTGTACTTCTCGCCGGTGCCGCTGCTGGTGCTGGTCTCGGCCGCCTTGCTGCGACGCTCGCTCGCGCGCCGCGGGCATGACGCGGTCCCCTTCCTGCTGACGCTGGGCCTCGTGTTCCTCGGCTACTCGGGACTGGGGATCAGCCTGTGGCCCCATGTGATCCCGCCCTCGGTCACCATCTGGCAGGCGGCCGGCCCGCCGCAAAGCCTGGGCTTCACGCTGGTCGGCGCGCTGCTCATCGTTCCCATGATCTTGGGCTACACCGCCTGGAGCTACTGGGTGTTCCGCGGCAAGGTGCGCGGCGACGAGGGCTACCACTGA